A DNA window from Tenuifilaceae bacterium CYCD contains the following coding sequences:
- the ribF_1 gene encoding riboflavin biosynthesis protein — protein sequence MIIVQKPDQTKDKEIALTIGFFDGVHAGHRALINEVLKAAELKGLGSAVLTFWPHPRLVLQKDPEKLRFLTTLNEKSKIVSKCGIDFLIVQEFTPQYYSMDPTSFVKHLVKDYHVKHIVVGADHRFGKDGKGDAELLKQLGQELGFTVQIVGQLLVNEINISSTKIREALQKGDIEKANQMLGYPYLITGAVETGNQVGRQIGFPTANIRPNDPLKLIPLEGVYAVIVNIDGEIRQGMLNIGFRPTIENSRRQTIEVHIFDFNQEIYNSGIEIAIIKRLRNEKRFPSVDHLKQQLIIDKENAAEALNGQNFDSFQNLFLTLRIPK from the coding sequence ATGATTATTGTCCAAAAACCAGACCAAACAAAAGACAAAGAAATTGCTCTAACCATAGGCTTTTTCGATGGTGTACATGCTGGACATAGAGCATTAATCAACGAGGTGCTGAAAGCGGCAGAACTCAAAGGTTTGGGCTCGGCTGTTTTAACATTTTGGCCGCATCCACGACTTGTACTTCAGAAAGATCCAGAAAAGCTTCGCTTTCTAACAACTCTAAACGAAAAATCGAAAATTGTATCGAAATGCGGCATCGATTTCTTGATTGTTCAAGAGTTTACACCTCAATACTACAGCATGGATCCAACCTCGTTTGTTAAACACCTTGTAAAGGATTACCATGTTAAGCATATAGTTGTAGGAGCCGATCACCGATTTGGAAAGGATGGAAAAGGCGATGCCGAATTGCTCAAGCAGCTGGGTCAAGAACTAGGATTTACAGTACAAATTGTTGGTCAACTACTGGTAAACGAAATCAACATTAGTTCAACAAAAATTCGAGAAGCCTTACAGAAAGGCGATATCGAGAAAGCCAACCAGATGCTAGGCTACCCTTACCTCATCACAGGGGCTGTTGAAACGGGCAATCAGGTAGGCCGACAAATTGGATTTCCAACCGCTAATATTCGTCCAAACGATCCTCTTAAACTAATCCCACTCGAAGGCGTTTATGCCGTTATAGTTAACATTGATGGAGAAATCAGGCAAGGGATGCTAAATATTGGATTTCGCCCGACTATCGAAAACAGCCGAAGACAAACCATCGAAGTTCATATTTTCGACTTCAACCAGGAGATCTACAACTCCGGAATTGAGATTGCTATCATCAAGAGGCTTAGAAATGAGAAAAGGTTTCCGTCTGTCGATCATTTAAAACAACAACTCATCATTGACAAAGAAAATGCTGCCGAAGCATTGAAC